The sequence CGTGGTCCACGATCCGTAAGGACTCGTCAGAACCGTCGACGCAGACCAGGACGTTGCGCCGCTCCAGATCGTGCTGCCGGCACATCCAGATGGGAAAGGTGAACTCCTGCTCCAGGATCCCCTTCGTAACACTCTCCTCGAAGGCCTCCTCGATCCAGGACAGGCCCCGGCGGCCGAGGACCACGGCGTCATAGAGCCCCATGTGGGCCTCCTGGACAATGTCCATCACCTTGGAGTAGCGGCGGGCCAGGAGCTTGGATTCCAGCTGCTCGTCCTTGAAACCGTGGGCGCGCAGCTCGGCGCGGCCCGACTCCAGTGCGCGGCGCCCCTTTTTCTCATACTGCCGGGCCTGTTCCTGCTGCTGGGCGACGGTTTCGTGCGAACGCTCGTTTTCCCAGAGCTGCGGGGGCTTCGGCGTCGTATAGAAGAGGGTGATCTTCATCCCCTCTTTGTTGCTGAAGAAGTGCCCTACGAAGCGCGCCCCGTACAATGCCCTCTTGTCCTCACTGACCGCTACGAGCAGATGCTTTTCCACCAGACCCTCCTTTTCTCATTGGAATTGAACAGCATGCCTATGCTGCCACAGGTAAACGATTGCTCGTGACGTGCGCCTTTCGATCCGAAAATGCATCGTACCGGCCCGGCATAGGAAAATCAGGCTTCGCGGGGAGGCGGCCTTCGGGAACCCGCCAAGGCGAATGGATAAACCGACGCCGGTATCGCGCGGATCGGGACCCGTTCCAGAGCACCAGCCCTGAGGAGATAAGCCGTCTGAAGAAAATAGCATTTCCGGATTATTCCTTTTTATTCTAGTATCCGTCCGGAAATGATTTCCCGGCAGAACCCGGTTTCCAATCCGGAAATGAGGATTTTTCTTCACACCCTTCGGGTGCTCAGTCCCACCGCTTCGCGGCGGGTCCCGGTTTCTTCACACCCTTCGGGTGCTCAGTCCCACCGCTTCGCGGC is a genomic window of Desulfatiglans anilini DSM 4660 containing:
- a CDS encoding universal stress protein; the encoded protein is MEKHLLVAVSEDKRALYGARFVGHFFSNKEGMKITLFYTTPKPPQLWENERSHETVAQQQEQARQYEKKGRRALESGRAELRAHGFKDEQLESKLLARRYSKVMDIVQEAHMGLYDAVVLGRRGLSWIEEAFEESVTKGILEQEFTFPIWMCRQHDLERRNVLVCVDGSDESLRIVDHVGFMLRDEPGHDVTLLMVDTGKSAEGREPEAVLAKSRETLLANGVPEERVRNLVLKGSSVIKTIKKEAEEGRYAVVAVGRTGAGQGFLQKIFMGSVSWGLFRELEGLTLWVSR